A window of Cellulosimicrobium protaetiae genomic DNA:
GGAGCAGGACCTCCAGCACCCCGTCGCGACCTCGGCCGACATCGACTACGTGCTCGAGCACGCGAACGCGGTGCTCGCGCACCCGCTCACGCGCGACGACATCATCGGCACGTGGGCCGGCCTCCGACCTCTCCTGCAGCCCGGCACCAAGGAGGGCACGAGCTCCGCGAAGGTGTCGCGCGAGCACACCGTGGCGTCCCCCACGCCGGGTCTCACGGTCATCGCCGGCGGCAAGCTCACGACGTACCGGGTGATGGCCAAGGACGCGGTCGACTTCGCGATCGGCCAGCGCGCGAGCGCCCTGCCCTCGATCACGCACAAGATCCCGCTGCTCGGCGCCGTCGGGCTCGACGCCGTCCGACGTCAGGCGCGGCCGTGGGCCTCGCGCTACGGCTGGACGCCCGCGCTCGTCGACCACCTGCTCCACCGCTACGGGTCCAACCTGCGCGAGATCGTCGAGCTGTGCGAGGCACGGCCGGACCTCGCGAGGCCGCTCGAGCACGCACCCGCGTACCTGCGGGCCGAGATCGCGTACGGCGTCTCGCACGAGGGCGCGCTGCACCTCGAGGACCTGCTGCTGCACCGCACCCGGCTCAACTACGAGGTCGCCGACCGCGGCCTCGCCGCGCTGCCCGAGATCGCCGACCTCGTCGGCGAGCTCCTCGGGTGGGACGACGCGACCCGCGCCGCCGAGATCACCAGCTACACCGACCGCGCGAACGCGGAGGCCGCCGCCGAGCAGGAGCCCGACGACGCGTCCGCCGAGCGCACCCGGCTCGAGGTCGACGACGTGTCGCCCCTCCAGCCGCTGCGCACCACCTGACAGCAGAACACCGCTCGCGAACGAGCACGGGCGCCGTCCGGCAGGGGACGGCGCCCGGCTCACCTCGCACCACGACCTCACGGGGCGCACGCCGTCGGCGGACCGACCCGAGGACCCGGCGCTCAGGCGCGCCGGGACGGTTGAGACAGAGAAGTCCACCACGAAAGAGAGAGCACGATGGATCAACTCCTCATGAACGCCTTCTGGTCCGAGATCCTCGGCACGGCGACCCTGATCCTCCTCGGTGCGGGCGTCGTCGCGAACGTCATCCTGCCGAAGACGAAGGGCTTCAACGGCGGCTGGCTCCTCATCAACTTCGGATGGGGCCTCGCGGTCTTCGCCGGTGTGTACGTCGCCTTCAAGTCGGGCGCGCACCTCAACCCCGCCGTGACGATCGGCCTCTTCACGGCGCAGGAGCCCTTCTACTCGGTCACCGGTCCGGAGGGCGTGCTCACGGCGAGCATCGAGCCGACGGTCGGCAACATGTTCATGTACTTCGGTGCGCAGATGATCGGTGCCTTCGTCGGCGCCGTCCTCGCGTTCCTCGCGTACAAGAAGCACTTCGACGAGGACGCCCCGGGCGCGACCAAGCTCGCCGTCTTCTCGACCGGTCCGGAGATCCGCTCCTACGGGTGGAACTTCGTCACCGAGGTCCTGGCGACCTTCGTGCTCGTGTTCTTCGTCGTGGCGTCCGGCAAGACGCCGTCCGGCCTCGGGCCGCTCGCCGTCGCGCTCATCGTGGTCGGCATCGGCGCGAGCCTCGGTGGTCCCACCGGGTACGCCATCAACCCTGCCCGTGACCTCGGTCCCCGCATCGCGCACGCGCTGCTGCCGATCAAGGGCAAGGGCTCGAGCGACTGGGCCTACTCCTGGGTCCCCGTCGCGGGTCCGCTGGTCGGCGGTGTCCTCGCCGGCCTCCTCGGGGCCGCCTGGGTCTGACCGGCCCGGACGACCTGCACTCTCCCCCGCGTGACCGGGGAGCCGGGGGCCTCCCCGGTCACGCGACCTGCCGCCGTCGGGCGGCGGGGCACCCACCACGCACACCACACCGACGTGAAGGACTGAACGCACCATGGCCGACTACGTTCTCGCCATCGACCAGGGGACCACGAGCTCCCGGGCCATCGTCTTCAACCACTCCGGGGAGATCGTCTCCACCGGGCAGCTCGAGCACGACCAGATCTTCCCGCGCGCAGGGTGGGTGGAGCACAACCCGGAGCAGATCTGGAACAACGTCCGCGAGGCCGTGGGCCTCGCGCTGACCCGCGCCAACGTCACGCACCAGGACATCGCGGCGGTCGGCATCACCAACCAGCGCGAGACGGCCGTCGTGTGGGACAAGACCACGGGCAAGCCGGTCTACAACGCGATCGTCTGGCAGGACACGCGCACGCAGAAGATCGTCGACGAGCTGGGCGGCTCCGACGGCCCCGAGAAGTACAAGGCGATCGTCGGGCTCCCGCTCGCGACCTACTTCTCCGGCCCCAAGGTCAAGTGGATCCTCGACAACGTCGAGGGCGCGCGCGAGAAGGCCGAGGCGGGCGACCTGCTGTTCGGCAACACCGACACGTGGACGCTGTGGAACCTCACGGGTGGCGTCAACGGCGGCGTGCACGTCACCGACGTGACCAACGCGTCGCGCACCATGCTCATGGACCTCGACACGCTCTCCTGGCGCGAGGACATCGCCGCCGACATGGGCATCCCGCTGTCCATGCTCCCCGAGATCAAGTCCTCCTCCGAGGTCTACGGGCACGGCCGCCAGCAGGGCCTCCTGCCGGGCGTGCCGATCGCGGGCATCCTCGGCGACCAGCAGGCCGCCACGTTCGGCCAGGCGTGCTTCGAGGTCGGGCAGGCCAAGAACACCTACGGCACGGGCAACTTCATGCTGCTCAACACGGGCACCGAGAAGGTCATGAGCCAGAACGGGCTGCTCACGACCGTCTGCTACAAGATCGGCGACCAGCCTGCCCGGTACGCGCTCGAGGGATCGATCGCCGTCACCGGCTCGCTCATCCAGTGGCTGCGCGACAACCTCGGCATGTTCGAGGACGCGCCCGACGTCGAGTGGCTCGCCGGCAAGGTCGAGGACAACGGCGGCGCCTACTTCGTGCCCGCCTTCTCCGGCCTCTTCGCCCCGTACTGGCGCTCCGACGCACGTGGCGCGCTCGTCGGCCTCACGCGGTACGTCAACCGCAACCACATCGCGCGCGCCGCGCTCGAGGCGACCGCGTACCAGACGCGCGAGGTGCTCGACGCGATGAACGCCGACTCCGGCGTCGACCTCACCGAGCTGCGCGTCGACGGCGGCATGGTCGCCAACGAGCTGCTCATGCAGTTCCAGGCCGACCAGCTCGGCGTCGACGTCGTGCGCCCCAAGGTCGCCGAGACCACGGCGCTCGGCGCCGCGTACGCCGCGGGCATCGCCGTCGGGTTCTGGAAGGGCGAGCAGGACGTCATCGACAACTGGGCCGAGGACAAGCGCTGGAGCCCGTC
This region includes:
- a CDS encoding MIP/aquaporin family protein, producing MDQLLMNAFWSEILGTATLILLGAGVVANVILPKTKGFNGGWLLINFGWGLAVFAGVYVAFKSGAHLNPAVTIGLFTAQEPFYSVTGPEGVLTASIEPTVGNMFMYFGAQMIGAFVGAVLAFLAYKKHFDEDAPGATKLAVFSTGPEIRSYGWNFVTEVLATFVLVFFVVASGKTPSGLGPLAVALIVVGIGASLGGPTGYAINPARDLGPRIAHALLPIKGKGSSDWAYSWVPVAGPLVGGVLAGLLGAAWV
- the glpK gene encoding glycerol kinase GlpK, which translates into the protein MADYVLAIDQGTTSSRAIVFNHSGEIVSTGQLEHDQIFPRAGWVEHNPEQIWNNVREAVGLALTRANVTHQDIAAVGITNQRETAVVWDKTTGKPVYNAIVWQDTRTQKIVDELGGSDGPEKYKAIVGLPLATYFSGPKVKWILDNVEGAREKAEAGDLLFGNTDTWTLWNLTGGVNGGVHVTDVTNASRTMLMDLDTLSWREDIAADMGIPLSMLPEIKSSSEVYGHGRQQGLLPGVPIAGILGDQQAATFGQACFEVGQAKNTYGTGNFMLLNTGTEKVMSQNGLLTTVCYKIGDQPARYALEGSIAVTGSLIQWLRDNLGMFEDAPDVEWLAGKVEDNGGAYFVPAFSGLFAPYWRSDARGALVGLTRYVNRNHIARAALEATAYQTREVLDAMNADSGVDLTELRVDGGMVANELLMQFQADQLGVDVVRPKVAETTALGAAYAAGIAVGFWKGEQDVIDNWAEDKRWSPSMESGERERLYRNWKKAVTKTFEWVDEDVEQ